The Thermomonospora amylolytica sequence TCCCGGCTGGTCGAGGACCTGATCGAGGCCGGCCTGCCGGCCGACACCCCGGAGCAGGCCCGTCGCCTGGAGATGATGGCCGACGGCGTCACCGCCCTCACCGAGGCGATGGCCCTGGGACACCTCGAGGGCCGCTACCCCGACCTGGAGGAGGCGATCGACGTCCTGATCGCCTTCTTCTCCGGCGCCCGCGCCCAGCTCCTGGCCGGGCGCGACCGCACGTCGCCGGACGCCGCGCCCTGACGCGTTCCACGGGGGAGCATGGCCCGGGGCCGCCCGCGCGCCGGAAGGGCCGGGTCAGTGGGTGGCCTGCCCCGCGTTCTCCCGCAGGTTGAGGCGGCTCGCCAGGCCGGTGCGGGTCAGCAGGTGCAGGGGCTGGCCGTGCAGGCCCACCAGGACCAGGCGGCCCCCGCCCGAGTCCAGCCGGCGGTGCAGGGCCACCAGGGTGCCCAGCCCCGTCGAGTCGCAGAACTGCAGCTCCGTCATGTCCAGGACCAGCCGGAGCGTGGGGCGGGTCAGCGTCAGTCCGGTGACGTGTTCCTCCAGCCGGGGCGCGGTCGCCAGGTCCAGTTCACCCGTGATGCGGACGACCGTCCAGCCGTCCCGTTCGGTCTGCGTCCTGATGTCCAGCTGCGCCCACTCGCTCAGCACCGTCCTCACATCCCGTCCGCGCTATCTGGTGAATGTCACGGACCGTACGTACCCCGTGCACCCGGAACATGCGTGTGGCATATGTCCGACTCCGGCCGGGACGGGAGCGAGACGAGGGACGGGCCCGGCGTCACTCCCGGTGAGCGGGGCCGTGCGATGGTGGTGGTACAGGCACGGCTCTGGAGGTCGACATGGGGGAATTCGTCGACGTCGGCGGCACCGGGTTCTGGGTCGAGCAGCGGGGACGGGGGCCCGACGTGCTGCTCATCGCGGGACTGGGGGATTCCGCCGAGGTATGGCAGGCACAGCTCGACGGGCTGGCGGACCGTTACCGGGTCACCGCGTTCGACAACCGCGGAGTGGGACGGACGCCGATGCCCGAAGGGGGCGTCACCGTCCCCATGATGGCCGACGACGCGGCGGGGGTGCTGCGGGCGCTGGGAGTCCCGGCGGCGCACGTCGCCGGGTTCTCGGGCGGCAGCGTGATCGCGCAGGAACTCGCGCTCGGCCGTCCCGAGGTCGTGCGGAGTCTCGTCCTGGTCAGCACCTGGG is a genomic window containing:
- a CDS encoding STAS domain-containing protein codes for the protein MRTVLSEWAQLDIRTQTERDGWTVVRITGELDLATAPRLEEHVTGLTLTRPTLRLVLDMTELQFCDSTGLGTLVALHRRLDSGGGRLVLVGLHGQPLHLLTRTGLASRLNLRENAGQATH